From Paenibacillus sp. GP183, one genomic window encodes:
- the alr gene encoding alanine racemase gives MYSYRDAWAEISLDDLAFNVYAFKSHCNKSRLMTVVKADAYGHGAIKVAQTAIQAGADYLGVAFLDEALELRFAGIQHPILILGYTPVQSIAAAIRHRITLTVFSEEVLNDILLKAEALQQQAIVHIKMDTGLGRLGTASVEQTVELVRKALLLDRVYIEGIFTHFADSDNEDDSYTQLQFQRFSDVLLLLKKERLTIPLTHCCNSAAAVRFSKMHLDMVRIGIGLYGLLSLDLQTQYSFFLRQALQWKTKISSLKTIRPNHPVGYGCTFKAAEEKVMAVIPVGYADGYSRALSNVGTALIHDQYVPIAGRICMDQTILDVTQVPNVSVGDEVILLGGSANHFISVDEVAHLIKTINYEVVCNVGKRVPRYYTIGGHQTAERNDVLDTFFSSS, from the coding sequence ATGTACAGCTATCGGGATGCATGGGCGGAAATATCCTTGGATGATTTGGCTTTTAATGTATACGCCTTCAAATCTCATTGTAACAAGAGCCGTTTGATGACTGTAGTCAAAGCCGATGCGTATGGGCATGGGGCTATCAAGGTGGCCCAAACAGCGATTCAGGCGGGAGCCGATTATTTGGGCGTTGCTTTTCTGGACGAGGCATTGGAGCTAAGATTCGCCGGGATCCAACATCCGATTCTTATTCTCGGATATACACCAGTACAGTCGATCGCAGCGGCGATTCGTCATCGCATCACTCTGACTGTTTTTTCAGAAGAGGTATTAAATGACATTCTTCTCAAGGCAGAAGCACTCCAACAGCAAGCAATCGTACACATCAAAATGGATACGGGTCTTGGTCGTTTAGGCACGGCATCCGTGGAACAAACAGTGGAATTGGTTCGGAAAGCCTTGCTTTTGGATCGGGTTTATATAGAAGGAATTTTCACTCATTTTGCCGACTCGGATAATGAAGATGATTCTTACACTCAACTTCAATTTCAGCGATTTTCGGATGTGCTACTGCTTCTGAAAAAAGAAAGGCTAACTATTCCTCTAACACATTGCTGCAACAGTGCAGCGGCCGTCCGCTTTTCCAAAATGCATCTGGACATGGTTCGTATCGGAATCGGTCTCTATGGTTTGCTTTCACTCGACTTGCAGACACAATACAGCTTCTTTCTCCGGCAGGCATTGCAGTGGAAAACGAAGATTTCTTCGCTCAAGACGATTCGCCCTAACCATCCAGTCGGTTACGGCTGCACATTTAAGGCGGCTGAAGAAAAGGTGATGGCCGTTATCCCGGTAGGCTATGCGGATGGTTATTCCCGGGCGCTCTCCAATGTGGGAACCGCATTGATTCATGATCAATATGTACCGATTGCTGGTAGGATCTGCATGGATCAAACGATATTGGACGTTACCCAGGTCCCCAATGTATCAGTTGGCGATGAGGTGATTTTGCTCGGAGGCTCGGCAAATCATTTTATTTCTGTGGATGAGGTGGCTCACCTGATAAAAACGATCAATTATGAAGTGGTTTGTAACGTGGGGAAGAGAGTTCCCCGATATTACACCATTGGAGGACATCAAACAGCCGAGAGGAATGATGTATTGGACACATTTTTCAGTTCGTCGTGA
- the ald gene encoding alanine dehydrogenase, protein MRIGVPKEMKNRENRVALTPYGVKELVHCDHEVAVQYNAGLGAGFADEEYSAAGATLMEQSSDIWSFAELLLKVKEPLPAEYRYFREGLILICYLHLAAEPKLVQALTAAKVTAIVYETVELNRMFPLLTPMSEIAGRMSIQIGTHLLEMTEGGKGVLLGGVPGVKRGKVTIIGGGVVGSNAAKIAIGLGADVTVIDMNQERLRILEDIHGSRIQTLASSPSVIEDAVAEADLMIGAVLVPGAKAPKLVTEDMVRQMSVGSVILDVAIDQGGIFETGNRLTTHDDPVYIKHGVLHYAVPNIPGAVPRTSTIALCQATFPYVMLIANNGVGGSIERSDALLCGINIAGGHVTHQAVANDLALEYVPVEQLLSTFNR, encoded by the coding sequence ATGAGAATCGGTGTTCCAAAGGAAATGAAAAACAGAGAAAACCGGGTGGCGCTTACCCCGTATGGCGTAAAAGAATTAGTGCATTGCGACCACGAAGTAGCCGTGCAGTATAATGCCGGTCTTGGTGCCGGTTTCGCAGATGAGGAATATTCGGCGGCAGGAGCAACCTTGATGGAGCAATCGTCAGATATTTGGTCGTTTGCGGAATTGCTGTTAAAGGTTAAGGAGCCGCTGCCTGCAGAGTATCGATATTTTAGGGAAGGACTCATCTTGATTTGTTATCTGCATTTGGCTGCGGAACCGAAACTTGTCCAAGCTTTAACCGCTGCAAAAGTAACTGCCATAGTGTATGAAACCGTTGAATTGAACAGGATGTTCCCTCTGCTGACTCCAATGAGCGAAATTGCCGGCCGAATGTCCATTCAAATTGGCACCCATTTGTTGGAAATGACCGAAGGGGGAAAAGGGGTACTACTGGGAGGTGTGCCTGGAGTGAAACGCGGTAAGGTAACCATTATTGGAGGTGGCGTTGTCGGAAGTAATGCGGCGAAGATCGCAATTGGTCTTGGAGCCGATGTGACTGTCATTGATATGAATCAGGAAAGGCTGCGCATTTTGGAGGATATTCACGGCTCACGAATTCAAACTTTAGCCTCTAGTCCTTCCGTTATTGAGGATGCGGTAGCTGAAGCAGATTTGATGATTGGAGCGGTTCTAGTTCCCGGAGCTAAAGCCCCGAAGTTGGTAACGGAAGACATGGTTCGTCAAATGAGTGTGGGCTCTGTTATTTTGGATGTGGCCATTGATCAGGGAGGAATATTTGAAACGGGCAATCGCCTGACAACACATGATGATCCGGTTTATATTAAGCACGGTGTTCTGCATTATGCCGTTCCGAACATACCGGGAGCAGTTCCCAGAACATCTACCATCGCATTATGCCAGGCCACTTTTCCATATGTAATGTTAATTGCTAACAATGGTGTAGGTGGTTCCATTGAAAGGAGTGATGCTCTTCTCTGCGGAATAAACATAGCCGGCGGCCATGTGACGCATCAAGCAGTAGCTAACGATCTCGCGCTCGAATATGTGCCTGTTGAGCAATTGTTGTCCACGTTTAACCGATAG
- a CDS encoding prolyl oligopeptidase family serine peptidase — protein MKDNYSTKQTIAEIGNRLLPDTLITNDDQQVSTWEQWEQHRRPEILDLFKDNVYGRESIGRPTSLSFRTVITPGMMAGKAIRKQIEISYEGAGGKGTIRLLLFVPGDERKPVPVFLLINNRGAEHMDPERITKSPFWPAESIVDHGYAAAVFDNADVDPDHHDGFLNGVHGIFDSFNDKRPANAWGTIAAWAWGACRVMDYLETDPYIDSKKVAVVGHSRGGKAALWAGAVDERFAMVISNNSGCTGAALSRGKTGETIKQINVRFPHWFNDNYKLFNDREFELPIDQHMLLSLIAPRPLYVTSASEDEWADPVSEFLSLMHASPVYRLYGLDGFTTQQFPQADTPVFSERTGYHVRTGVHDLTDYDWSRFMDFANRQFEE, from the coding sequence ATGAAAGATAACTATTCCACAAAGCAAACCATTGCGGAAATTGGAAATCGGTTGCTGCCGGATACGCTTATTACAAATGATGATCAGCAAGTATCTACCTGGGAACAGTGGGAACAACATCGCCGTCCAGAAATATTGGATTTATTCAAGGATAACGTATACGGACGGGAATCGATCGGGCGACCGACATCTTTATCATTTCGAACGGTGATAACGCCGGGCATGATGGCAGGGAAGGCAATTCGCAAGCAGATTGAAATTTCGTACGAAGGTGCTGGAGGGAAAGGGACAATCCGTCTGCTTTTATTTGTACCTGGTGATGAGCGCAAGCCGGTGCCGGTATTCTTACTCATCAATAACCGGGGTGCCGAGCATATGGACCCGGAAAGGATAACCAAGTCGCCATTTTGGCCTGCAGAGTCGATCGTCGATCACGGGTACGCAGCTGCGGTGTTCGATAATGCGGATGTTGATCCGGATCACCATGACGGGTTCCTTAATGGCGTGCACGGGATCTTTGATTCTTTTAACGATAAACGACCGGCGAATGCTTGGGGAACCATCGCAGCATGGGCTTGGGGGGCTTGCCGGGTAATGGATTACTTGGAAACAGATCCTTACATCGATTCCAAGAAGGTAGCTGTGGTGGGTCACTCCCGTGGGGGGAAAGCCGCGTTGTGGGCAGGAGCTGTCGACGAACGTTTTGCGATGGTCATCAGTAATAATTCCGGATGTACGGGAGCCGCGCTTTCCCGGGGCAAAACTGGTGAAACAATCAAACAAATAAATGTAAGATTTCCCCATTGGTTTAACGACAACTATAAATTGTTCAATGACCGTGAATTCGAGTTGCCGATAGATCAACATATGCTGCTATCTCTGATCGCGCCGCGCCCACTGTATGTAACGAGCGCTTCGGAAGATGAATGGGCTGATCCGGTGTCCGAGTTTTTGTCTCTCATGCACGCCTCTCCTGTATATCGGTTATATGGACTGGACGGATTTACAACTCAACAATTTCCGCAAGCCGACACCCCTGTTTTTAGCGAAAGAACGGGATATCACGTTAGAACAGGAGTCCATGATCTAACCGATTACGACTGGAGCCGTTTTATGGATTTTGCGAACCGCCAGTTCGAGGAATGA
- a CDS encoding FAD-dependent oxidoreductase, protein MIKQKAGFVRPENSVLAHLIQAEKHGAELRFYEPVICWEAHPSGEGVTVTTADGVYEAGRLVISPGAWAPSLLEDMGLSLKIERQVMMWFAPTDGIEPFRLGQLPIYVWEAEDGVQFYGIPSLGLRGEGVKVAFFRMGQTCTADTIDRNVYDFEVAKMREYIGNRIPQLKGKFLQAKTCLYSNTPDEHFVISLHPEYKQVAIGAGFSGHGFKFVSVVGEILADLATTGTTSLPIELFSPNRFNKIKL, encoded by the coding sequence ATGATCAAACAAAAGGCCGGTTTTGTAAGACCAGAAAATAGTGTATTAGCGCATTTGATTCAAGCGGAGAAACATGGTGCGGAACTAAGATTTTACGAACCTGTAATCTGTTGGGAAGCCCATCCTTCCGGAGAAGGAGTGACCGTTACAACCGCGGACGGGGTGTATGAAGCCGGCCGCTTGGTGATTTCTCCCGGAGCGTGGGCGCCGAGCTTGCTGGAAGATATGGGGTTGAGTTTAAAGATCGAACGGCAGGTTATGATGTGGTTTGCCCCGACGGACGGGATCGAGCCGTTTCGGTTGGGCCAATTACCGATTTACGTTTGGGAAGCGGAAGACGGAGTGCAGTTCTATGGAATTCCTTCTTTAGGCCTAAGAGGAGAAGGCGTCAAAGTTGCTTTTTTCCGGATGGGTCAGACATGCACGGCAGATACAATTGACCGAAATGTTTATGACTTCGAGGTAGCTAAGATGAGGGAATATATCGGCAACCGCATTCCGCAGTTGAAGGGCAAGTTTTTGCAGGCCAAAACTTGCCTGTATTCGAATACCCCGGATGAACATTTTGTCATTTCCCTTCATCCGGAATATAAACAGGTTGCGATTGGGGCAGGTTTTTCGGGGCATGGCTTCAAATTCGTCAGTGTTGTCGGCGAAATATTGGCTGATCTGGCCACAACAGGAACAACCTCGCTTCCGATCGAATTGTTCAGTCCGAATCGTTTTAACAAAATAAAATTATAA
- a CDS encoding helix-turn-helix domain-containing protein: MKEKAHFDLEFDSFIALADAISEMLQCPVTIENANHQLIAHSSHSLATDSVRTATIIGRRVPEHVIGALWKHGVIRQLMDSEGPLQVAAIPEVGLGARVAVTIRHDKDILGYIWAVDEGIQFDEIKLNKFKLATDASKKLMLQLQNHRRKEEEGQQNFFWQLLTGYLNSDEDIQEKAAQLGITLPAKYQVMLFQFDDDINLNTYLQLQYMVATAKDIKVIFHVRDERQFIILATPASLTFTNESSAAFVRSFLIRMKDRLGKVEGASGLLYSDYTMVEQSGREARAVLNLKKQFPQDLYHVYDFQSLGYYRYLPLLLEQMPTRSESVCLEKIRSYDREHNSGLLETLEQFLFHDSNVKDTADVLHIHTNTLNYRLKRISEIGGIDLRNTDQKITILLEMKIEKMKRS, translated from the coding sequence ATGAAAGAGAAGGCACATTTCGATCTTGAGTTTGATAGTTTTATTGCTTTGGCGGATGCAATCAGTGAGATGCTACAATGTCCCGTTACCATTGAAAACGCCAATCATCAACTGATCGCACACAGCTCGCACAGCCTTGCCACCGATTCAGTTCGAACCGCAACCATCATCGGGCGCAGAGTTCCGGAGCATGTCATCGGTGCCTTATGGAAACATGGAGTCATCCGTCAGTTGATGGATAGCGAAGGTCCGTTGCAAGTTGCGGCGATTCCCGAGGTTGGGCTCGGAGCAAGAGTTGCGGTGACCATTCGTCATGACAAGGACATACTGGGTTATATATGGGCGGTGGATGAGGGAATACAATTCGACGAAATTAAGCTGAACAAATTTAAGTTGGCAACTGATGCCTCCAAAAAGTTAATGCTGCAGTTGCAAAATCATAGGCGCAAGGAGGAGGAAGGGCAGCAAAATTTTTTCTGGCAGTTGTTGACAGGGTATCTGAACTCGGATGAGGACATACAGGAAAAGGCGGCCCAGTTGGGCATCACTCTCCCCGCAAAATATCAGGTGATGTTGTTTCAATTCGACGATGACATCAACTTGAATACATACTTACAATTGCAATACATGGTGGCAACGGCTAAGGACATAAAGGTCATTTTTCATGTGCGGGATGAACGACAATTTATTATACTGGCGACGCCCGCCTCGTTAACGTTCACAAACGAAAGTTCGGCGGCATTCGTGCGTTCTTTCTTAATCCGAATGAAGGACCGTTTGGGAAAGGTCGAGGGAGCAAGCGGACTTTTATACAGTGATTACACGATGGTCGAACAAAGCGGCCGAGAAGCGCGCGCCGTGTTAAATCTGAAAAAGCAATTTCCACAAGATTTGTATCACGTATACGATTTTCAATCTTTAGGCTATTATCGGTACTTACCGCTGTTGTTGGAGCAAATGCCCACCCGATCCGAGAGCGTGTGTTTAGAAAAAATCAGATCTTACGATAGGGAGCATAACAGTGGATTGCTGGAAACGCTAGAGCAGTTTTTATTTCATGACAGCAATGTGAAGGATACCGCTGACGTTTTGCACATCCATACGAACACTTTAAATTACCGATTGAAACGAATTTCGGAGATTGGCGGGATCGATTTAAGAAATACGGATCAAAAAATAACAATCCTGCTCGAAATGAAAATCGAAAAAATGAAGAGATCATAG
- a CDS encoding SGNH/GDSL hydrolase family protein, translating into MSLLINEGELVLFQGDSITDAGRSHDNNDDLGLGYANIIAAWFSALYPEKKVSFINRGIGGNTVEHLQARWKTDCLELKPSWVSILIGINDCWRRYDSNNPTSADKFENIYRDILTQIKENLNAKIILCEPFVLPYPEERKKWREDLDPKIQVVRNLAMEFNALFVPCDGLFAQGCTKRDPAFWSNDGVHPSQAGHALIAQMWLKTMGVL; encoded by the coding sequence ATGAGTTTGTTGATTAATGAGGGAGAGCTGGTACTTTTTCAAGGAGATAGTATTACAGATGCGGGTCGCAGCCATGATAATAACGATGATCTTGGATTAGGTTATGCGAATATAATCGCTGCATGGTTTTCCGCTTTATATCCTGAAAAAAAGGTCAGCTTTATTAACCGTGGTATAGGCGGGAATACAGTTGAACATTTACAGGCTCGCTGGAAGACTGATTGTTTGGAGTTAAAGCCTTCCTGGGTTTCAATACTGATTGGAATCAATGATTGCTGGCGAAGATATGATAGCAATAACCCAACCTCTGCAGACAAATTCGAGAATATATACCGGGATATCCTAACTCAGATAAAGGAAAATTTAAATGCAAAAATTATATTGTGTGAACCCTTTGTACTGCCGTATCCCGAAGAGAGGAAAAAGTGGAGAGAAGATTTGGATCCTAAAATACAAGTGGTACGTAACCTAGCTATGGAGTTTAACGCACTATTTGTTCCATGTGATGGTTTATTTGCACAAGGTTGCACAAAAAGAGATCCTGCATTCTGGTCTAATGATGGTGTACACCCTTCACAAGCAGGGCATGCTTTAATAGCGCAAATGTGGCTTAAAACCATGGGGGTATTATAG
- a CDS encoding nucleoside hydrolase — MMNRENIIIDTDIGDDIDDALALAFALNCPEVNILGVTTVFGNTKAKAKIATNLLDTAGFKQIPVYAGCGQPLNQPIDETKLPCQYIKETMGEIDLNPVNAVDFIIDSVMHSDDSLTLVTIGPLTNVAVALLKEPQLKQKLNKIVMMGGSYYFHYVEWNIQCDPEAAHIVFQSNIPVKAIGLDVTKQCLMNADQLKRLESEKASPLVRLLWQLIRQWQIETKDRILPILHDALAVYGIFGGDLLRFEREAVYVELTGTVTRGLTFNRTDRNREDQLVRGAEELASRSVIQVAKEVKSEAFIDFFLERLLSKQI, encoded by the coding sequence ATGATGAATCGCGAGAACATAATTATCGATACAGACATTGGTGATGACATTGACGATGCATTGGCGTTGGCCTTTGCTCTTAACTGTCCTGAGGTGAATATCCTCGGTGTAACAACCGTATTTGGGAATACGAAAGCGAAAGCAAAGATCGCTACTAATCTGCTTGATACAGCAGGATTCAAGCAGATTCCGGTTTATGCGGGATGCGGTCAGCCGCTGAACCAGCCCATCGATGAAACAAAGTTACCCTGTCAATATATCAAAGAAACGATGGGGGAGATAGATCTCAATCCAGTTAACGCGGTAGATTTTATTATTGATAGTGTGATGCATTCCGATGATTCTTTGACCTTGGTCACCATCGGTCCGTTGACCAATGTTGCGGTAGCCTTGTTGAAGGAGCCGCAATTGAAGCAAAAATTAAATAAAATCGTGATGATGGGCGGCTCTTATTACTTTCACTATGTGGAATGGAATATACAGTGCGATCCGGAGGCGGCTCATATTGTATTTCAATCCAACATTCCGGTTAAGGCAATAGGGCTGGATGTTACAAAGCAATGTCTTATGAATGCGGATCAGTTAAAACGTTTGGAATCGGAAAAAGCATCCCCGCTTGTCCGCTTGCTCTGGCAATTGATCAGGCAATGGCAAATCGAAACCAAAGATCGCATTCTGCCGATTTTGCACGATGCTTTGGCAGTGTATGGGATTTTCGGCGGAGATCTTTTGCGATTCGAGCGGGAGGCTGTATACGTTGAATTGACCGGAACGGTTACACGAGGCTTGACTTTCAACCGTACGGACAGAAACCGCGAGGATCAATTGGTGCGGGGCGCTGAAGAGTTGGCTAGCCGTTCGGTCATTCAGGTGGCCAAAGAAGTGAAAAGCGAAGCTTTTATCGATTTTTTTCTGGAAAGATTATTATCCAAACAAATCTAA
- a CDS encoding glycoside hydrolase family 2 TIM barrel-domain containing protein, giving the protein MTNHNTEIPDWKNLNILHRGRELPRATIIPYTDTVSALSGERGASSCFKLINGLWKFNYAESTEEAPEQFYEESYDDSSWDSIKVPSNWQMCGYGKPHYTNVAYPYPVDPPHIPDLNPTGSYRRSFYVPEGWDEKEIFIVFEGVDSAFQLWINGHFVGFSQGSHLPAEFDISAYIKVGENLIAVRVYQWSYASYLEDQDMWRLSGIFRDVYLLAVPKLHIRDVYTTTSLGDAYCNAFLDIKVKIKNDSENESKGHQLSFQLIDTAGKTLSEANYDGKIIVLPGEEAAFQMRLSVENPRKWSAEEPFLYTLLLMLSNDQKTITEVVCLHIGFRSVEIKDRMLLVNGVPIKIKGVNRHDTHPDLGHTVPYETMLKDITLMKQHNINAVRTAHYPNDPRWLDLCDRYGLYVIDEADLECHGFQLTGDLNRLSSDPAWKEAYIDRGIRTVERDKNHPSIIMWSLGNESGYGENFAAMAEWMRKCDPTRPIHYEGHAGGVYGSGNDSSDVVSVMYQTVEFITEYAKGNDQRPLFLCEYAHAMGLGPGNLKEYWDAIYEYPALIGGCVWEWVDHGIRQQTENGTEYFAYGGDFNDFPNDGNFCIDGLNFPDRIPHTGLIEYKKVLEPIKVVPIDLNTGKVKIVNLYSFASLSLFVCVWSMERDDETLEQGILGELDIPAGSEAIIKIPYQLPKLLSAGEYRLNVRFVLRKSTLWAPQGFELAWAQMDLPVTSQKDSAMELSALPKLNINEIGRYMVIEGEEFTVTFDKIKGQIIDWTYQSVSLLKSGPEFNGWRAPTDNDMFQKVNWCNAGLDRLIKRVESVVINLLNPQTVRIDVAAVYSPRSQPPCFHNIFTYTIYSSGDIEIRAQFNPREDLPHLPRLGLEMSLPGEFDRMEWYGRGPHESYPDMKESARIGVYSGKVQDQYVPYINPQENGNKGDVRWAAISNSGGMGLLITGVPLFNVSAHHFTPQDFTNAKHTYDLKRRDETILHLDYALGGLGSNSCGCDTMLKYQLLPVRAEFTVRMRPFSRDQWSPMQLSKLGLSKS; this is encoded by the coding sequence ATGACAAACCATAACACAGAGATCCCAGATTGGAAAAACCTTAACATTTTGCATCGTGGAAGAGAGCTGCCGCGTGCAACAATTATTCCTTACACCGATACGGTTTCTGCCCTATCCGGAGAAAGAGGAGCTTCATCCTGCTTCAAATTGATCAATGGACTTTGGAAATTCAATTATGCGGAATCGACCGAAGAGGCTCCTGAACAATTTTATGAGGAATCTTATGACGACAGCAGTTGGGATAGCATCAAAGTACCTAGCAACTGGCAGATGTGCGGCTATGGAAAGCCTCATTATACGAATGTTGCCTACCCATATCCTGTGGATCCTCCCCATATTCCTGACCTTAACCCGACAGGATCCTACAGAAGAAGCTTTTATGTACCTGAAGGATGGGACGAAAAAGAGATCTTTATCGTTTTTGAAGGGGTAGACTCGGCATTCCAGCTTTGGATCAATGGACATTTCGTCGGCTTTAGCCAAGGAAGCCATCTACCAGCCGAATTTGATATTTCTGCTTACATAAAAGTAGGCGAGAATTTAATCGCAGTCCGAGTTTATCAATGGTCCTATGCAAGTTACCTGGAAGACCAGGATATGTGGCGGTTGAGCGGTATTTTTCGCGATGTGTACCTTTTAGCTGTGCCTAAACTTCATATCCGAGACGTGTATACAACAACGAGCTTGGGTGATGCTTACTGCAACGCGTTTCTTGATATCAAAGTAAAGATTAAAAACGATAGTGAAAATGAAAGTAAAGGCCATCAACTAAGCTTTCAACTCATAGACACTGCTGGAAAGACTCTAAGCGAAGCAAATTATGACGGAAAAATCATTGTTTTGCCTGGAGAAGAAGCTGCATTTCAAATGCGTCTATCTGTGGAAAATCCCCGCAAGTGGTCAGCGGAAGAGCCATTTCTGTACACCTTGCTTCTAATGCTCAGTAATGATCAGAAGACTATCACAGAGGTTGTGTGTCTCCACATCGGATTTCGCAGTGTAGAGATAAAGGACAGGATGCTGCTTGTCAATGGTGTTCCGATCAAAATCAAAGGCGTTAACCGTCATGATACGCATCCCGATTTGGGACATACGGTTCCTTACGAAACGATGCTGAAGGATATAACCTTGATGAAGCAGCACAATATCAATGCTGTCAGGACAGCTCATTATCCCAATGATCCGAGATGGCTTGACTTATGTGATCGTTACGGTCTCTATGTGATTGATGAAGCTGATCTCGAATGCCATGGCTTTCAACTCACTGGAGACTTAAATCGGCTATCGAGTGACCCTGCTTGGAAAGAGGCTTACATTGATAGAGGGATACGTACAGTAGAGAGGGATAAAAATCATCCGAGCATTATCATGTGGTCATTAGGCAATGAATCCGGTTACGGCGAAAATTTTGCTGCAATGGCTGAATGGATGAGAAAATGCGACCCGACCCGACCGATTCATTACGAAGGACATGCTGGCGGGGTATACGGTTCCGGCAATGATTCTTCTGATGTCGTCAGTGTGATGTATCAAACTGTAGAGTTCATTACAGAATATGCCAAAGGCAACGATCAACGCCCGTTGTTCCTCTGTGAATATGCGCATGCCATGGGACTTGGCCCCGGCAATCTTAAGGAATACTGGGATGCAATCTATGAATACCCTGCTTTAATAGGAGGTTGCGTGTGGGAATGGGTGGATCATGGGATTAGACAGCAAACGGAAAACGGTACGGAGTATTTTGCCTACGGTGGTGACTTCAATGATTTCCCGAATGATGGAAATTTCTGCATTGACGGGTTGAACTTTCCCGATAGAATCCCTCACACCGGTCTCATCGAATATAAAAAAGTTTTGGAGCCGATTAAAGTTGTACCCATAGATCTGAATACAGGTAAAGTTAAAATTGTGAATCTATATAGTTTCGCTTCACTTTCATTATTTGTTTGTGTGTGGTCTATGGAAAGAGATGACGAAACACTTGAACAGGGAATTCTGGGAGAACTTGATATACCTGCTGGTTCAGAGGCGATAATTAAGATTCCGTATCAACTTCCGAAACTTCTATCCGCCGGAGAATACAGGCTCAATGTACGGTTTGTCCTCCGTAAATCTACGTTGTGGGCTCCTCAAGGGTTTGAATTGGCGTGGGCGCAGATGGACCTTCCTGTAACGTCGCAAAAAGATAGCGCAATGGAACTATCCGCTTTGCCAAAGCTGAACATAAATGAAATAGGCAGATATATGGTGATTGAAGGTGAAGAGTTCACAGTTACGTTTGACAAAATCAAAGGACAGATTATTGATTGGACTTATCAGAGTGTTTCTTTGCTGAAGAGCGGACCGGAATTTAATGGCTGGCGGGCACCGACAGACAATGACATGTTTCAAAAAGTGAATTGGTGCAATGCAGGGCTGGATCGATTGATTAAACGAGTGGAAAGCGTCGTGATTAACCTGCTGAATCCTCAGACGGTACGAATAGACGTAGCCGCTGTGTATTCGCCGAGAAGTCAACCGCCTTGCTTCCATAATATCTTTACATATACGATCTATAGCTCCGGAGATATCGAGATTAGGGCACAATTTAACCCCCGCGAAGACCTTCCGCATCTGCCGAGGCTCGGATTAGAAATGAGCTTGCCCGGAGAATTCGATCGGATGGAATGGTATGGCAGAGGGCCTCATGAAAGCTATCCAGATATGAAAGAGAGTGCCAGAATCGGCGTTTACAGTGGTAAAGTTCAAGATCAGTATGTACCCTATATCAATCCTCAGGAAAACGGAAACAAAGGTGATGTCCGTTGGGCAGCGATATCCAATAGCGGCGGTATGGGACTGTTGATCACAGGGGTGCCTTTGTTCAATGTGAGTGCGCATCATTTTACACCGCAGGATTTTACCAATGCCAAACATACTTATGACCTCAAACGCAGAGATGAAACGATACTTCATCTGGATTATGCTCTGGGCGGGTTAGGCAGCAACAGCTGCGGTTGTGATACGATGTTAAAGTATCAGCTTCTGCCAGTTAGAGCCGAATTTACGGTACGAATGAGACCTTTTTCAAGAGATCAATGGAGCCCGATGCAGTTAAGCAAGCTAGGTTTGAGTAAGTCGTAG